In Hemibagrus wyckioides isolate EC202008001 linkage group LG16, SWU_Hwy_1.0, whole genome shotgun sequence, the sequence TGTTATTCGATGCCCATATCTAATAACAATTTGGAATTGGTCcaatatagaattttttttcagttttaagaTATAAATGTAATGGCAATCAgttatattacaaatataaatcaaatgtaaatctagatttaaatgtttaagaaaaataatacatCAATAATAGGTATGAACAACCCAACGAATATGAGGTATGTGAAGGACAACAGTTTGAGAATTTATTTGATAAGAAATTAATTATTGTATTATCCATGGCATTGAATCATCAAAACCTTATAGGAttatgtgaataataataataagttctACCTCCTACTGGTTTATCTTGATCGGTTTATTCAGTGTTGATGAAGGATCACTATGTTCCTGACGGTCagaacatttctggcatttggaatGCCAGAAATATAGATAACAACTATCATAGAATGATAGTGCTCCAAGGTGTTCACACTGCAGCGTTGGAAGTCATCCTGCTGTCTGCCTCAAGACAGTGAAGCAGACAGATTTTAATGTGAGATAAAGTGGTGGTAATTATATGTGAAACACCCTGATcaacaaaaaacaacctttCCTGTAAGTTTAAGGTGTCTAAGATGATGGGTGGAGCTGGAGATTTAAAAAGATCAGCACTGGTCTGAGATGATCAGGTGCTCCTGCAGTACGGCACGCGTCCTCAACAGAACAACTGGCTGAAGACTACAAGTAAGTGGTTACTTTGCAGTGTGCATCGATTCatgctgtaagtgtgtgtgtgtgtgtgtgtgtgtgtgtgaaactaaTAATTGTCTACATTTCATTTGGGTTTTATTTCAAGCAATTTGTTATTCATtccattattttctttaaatgtatttaaagcaCAATTTTATCTTTTGCAAGTAAAATGAAATTGTATTAAACAGAAGTGAAGAactaattttgtttttaaaaattaaaagtgtaATGTAgctatttggatttttttacaGTCGTTcaaatttttctttcttctgtgaAAAAATAAACCTGTTTATTTTACCAACCGCAGTTGCCCGGGGGATCCGATCAACTCTGCccttgggggttttttttctctatctGTGGCTTGAATGCTTGATGGCACTATATTGTGCAACTCGTGCTGacagttacagtgttcctgtctttcaggaaaaataaagataaaaatgcaGAGCCTGGTGGATGATTATTACAAATACTTCCAAACCTTTGAGTTGCTGTTGGCGAATTCCACAGAACACCAATGCATGAAAGATTTTATCCACATGACACTCCCAGACATCCTggccaggtacacacacacacacacacacacacacacacacacacacacacaaaacagcatCTCTATATCTCAAaatgcattctctctctctctccctctctctctctctatctgctgTGTGCAGCATTGGAACAGGAGAGTCCACTTTGAATGTGATGGGTGTGGGAAGCGGATCAGGTAGATGAACTCTATCATGTGGTTCTAACTCTGTAAAGGCATCTGCATCATGTGTATTAAAAGCGGTCTTTCTACAAAAAATCTTTCTACAGGTGAGATTGAGTTGGAAATTCTCAAATTGCTGCACAAAAAGCATCCGGATGCCAAAGTGGAGAATGAGGTGGTAGAGCCCAGCAACATCATGCTTAACAAATATAAGGGTAAAGAATGAACACAAACTTATTTGTGGCATGGTCCGGTTTGATTTCAATCATTTTACAGACCTAATTTATTTTAGAAGAAAAATCACAGAAAGGATAAGTAGACAACATTTGTAGGGTGCACTGAtttatttggggtttttttaaaccaaatataagattattaaacctatttctagatGTCTAATATCAAGCTTTAAACTTTAAACTGCAGCAGCTATGATCAGAGCTCAAGCCCTTcaaaaactgaagaaaaaatatatgGACTATTTAGCATTTAAATTGTACATGGAACTTcatttaaagtcactcattctaCTGATATAAGATACTTGAGTCTGTGACAAATGGTTCAAAGGTTACAGTCATTTTTGTACTCATCATAAAATGAGTCAAAATTGAGAGTTTATTGTGATCTAACATAAAATCATAGCTAAATTTGACTAGTTGCTAAGATGATGTTTCTGCAGTATAATAGTAGCTAAATGAAAATTCTTTCATTACAGAGTAGACTTAGGGTTTGAAGATCTTGCAATCATTTatgaaaatgtttcataatGTACTGAGGCAGGAATATTTTCTTCTAGCTTTATTATCGAAGACGCCCGGACTTGACTATGTGACCTTCAACTGGAATGAAATGACAGCGACAGAGTTTGAGATAGAATGGAAGAAGAGAAAGTCTGAAAAGAAGATGCATTTCATTAACATGATTCAGGTTCGTCCATGTACCTCTGCATATTCCTTAGGGTCCTTTTCTTTTCGTTTCTAATCAGTttgatgaaatattaaaaatctgGTTCAATCGATGCCACATACCATACGATGGCACAGCTGTTTCTTTCTTCGTTGTCAATCGGAACGGCACTAGATAATCTTGATTGGCTCCTTTGCATGGAAGAGAGCATTTAGTAAACATGAAAGACATTAACTTTTACATGTTTTGAAGCATTTATTTTCTTGGCCATTAAATTTGAACCTGGTTTACTGTTTTATCACAGATGCTGTACTATGTGGAGGATCCAGAGGCCACGCTTTCCTTCTACCGTAGTTTACTGCACAAAGATGGCAAAGTCCTGCTCGTTCTGGTTGCAGGTAAGCAAACACCCGATTACTTTTAATCCGAGGGAAAGGacggggagtgagtgagagcttTGCTAATGCACAGAATCCCCTGCAGATGAAAGCGCATGGGCCAGGCTATCGAAAGTGTGCGACACTCAGGTGTGCAAGGAGGGAATTTCGCAGAACTTGACTGCCAGTGAAATCAAGAGCTTTCTGGATTCCAAAAAAATCCCCTACAAAAGCTACAAACTCCATTGTCTGTTGGACATCACAGAATGTTTCACACCTGGAGTTGAAGGAGACCAGCTACTAGACCTTCTGACCGAGGTGATCGAATTCCGTAAGACCGCTCCGACAGAGCTGAAGGATAGAGTTCTGGAGTTTCTGAAATGTCCTGAAAACAACCAGACGGTGAACGGCAGGATCTTGTTTGACTGCAGCAACGAGGCTTTGCTGATCAATGCATAGTTAATAGAATCCAGTTGTCTCATACCTTTATGTATATGTACAACATTGTAAGTGACATATTTCTGTTGGAAATAAAATGTCTTATGCCATCTTCTTtaatcatatattttttaatcccATTAA encodes:
- the LOC131366711 gene encoding histamine N-methyltransferase-like, encoding MQSLVDDYYKYFQTFELLLANSTEHQCMKDFIHMTLPDILASIGTGESTLNVMGVGSGSGEIELEILKLLHKKHPDAKVENEVVEPSNIMLNKYKALLSKTPGLDYVTFNWNEMTATEFEIEWKKRKSEKKMHFINMIQMLYYVEDPEATLSFYRSLLHKDGKVLLVLVADESAWARLSKVCDTQVCKEGISQNLTASEIKSFLDSKKIPYKSYKLHCLLDITECFTPGVEGDQLLDLLTEVIEFRKTAPTELKDRVLEFLKCPENNQTVNGRILFDCSNEALLINA